In the Mesoplodon densirostris isolate mMesDen1 chromosome 6, mMesDen1 primary haplotype, whole genome shotgun sequence genome, tgtagtgtgcgggcttctcattgcagtggcttctcttgtcgcggagcacgggctctaggctcacgggcttcagtagctgtggctcgcagggtctagagcgcaggctcagtagttgtggctcacgggcttagctgctccgcggcatgtgggatcttcccgggccagggctcaaagccgtgtcccctggattggcaggcgtattcttaagcactgcgccaccagagaagtcctcttctcaatattaaaagagcTAAGTTTTGCTTACAACTATGTAACCTCttgtatttgcctttgaaatcttttttttttttttttttgcggtacgcgggcctctcactgttgtggcctctcccgtcgcggagcacagactccggacgcgcaggctcagcggccatggctcacgggcccagccgctccgcggcatgtgggatcttcccggaccggggcacgaacccatgtcccctgcataggcaggcggactctcaaccactgcgccaccagggaagcccgcctttgaaatcttttattgttactttgGTCAGACAGATAATTATCATTTCATAATGATCTGTGGTCCTGTTTGGTCAAATGTCCAAAACCTTTCGTTACTTTTGACAAATTTGCCCCAAATCAAGTTCTAAATGAAGTCTTGCTGACCTTGCACTAACTGGGCTCTTCCAGAGGGCCCCTGGGAAATCTCAAAGGATTTGTCTCTCACCTGGTAAAATGCTGAACTAATCAGGCTTATTTGATGAGCTAGATTACATGGGAAGCTTGTAATAGGCTTCTAAATAAGAAGGAATACAGAATCTTTTAACCTTATAGTTGTATAGGTACATACTAACATGTGctcaaaataatatgaaattgCTAAATTCTGAGATGTCCTGATATAATGTTATTGGtcatgatttttgttttgtttctgttttttgttgtttttggtcgTGCTgtatggcttgcaggatcttagttacccgggccccagcagtgaaagcgccaagccctaaccactggaccaccagggaatttccaacCGCTCACCATTTTAAACATATGTCATAGAGATAAGCTGATCCCCTTGCCACTCCCATTATAATGAATTCTCATCAGATTTTTAATAATGGGCATTTTCAAGTCTTTCTGTCATTATAGTTACTGCTTTACTCTGATGCTTCTCCAAATGTGTTCCTCTTTAAAGGGATTCATGGAAAGGACTCTGACGGGTTCTCTgaaacagttttctttcttataacTCTAAGATCATACGACTGAACTGTGTAAGAATTTCTAAAACTTTAATGGAAAACCAATTGCTTTAATGTTTCGTTTTCCAGACATAACGGAtccccttttctcctctcctttaaGCTGTCTATAACTTAAAACAATTTGGTCAAGTGTACCTTGGCATCAAAGGTTGACGCATTTACATTTTCTCCCTACCTGGTCCCTCAAGAGTTCTGAAACTCTTATTAACtacttttgtttttcatgacaGTGGACGTACGTGCACACGTTCAGTGGAGTCTTTTGTCCCTGAACAGGACACCCAAAGCACGTGGCTCCTGCTTCTTTGATCCGAGCTGAGAAAGGGAGAAATACCTCTGCACTGTAAAGGCCTCATTGCTTCTACTGAAAATAACCAGCTGGGcaattccccggcggtccagtggttaggactccgtgctctcaccgCTGagagcccaggttcgatccctggtgggggaactaagatcgtgcaagccacatggtgtggccaaaaaaaaaaaaaaaaaaaaagtttaatggttaggattaacatatacacactactatacataaaacagataaccaactcaatattttataataacctataagggaaaagaatctgaaaaagaacatatgtgtgtgtgtgtgtaacgaATCACTTTGCagtccacctgaaactaatacaacattgtaaatcaactatacttcaattaaatttataaaaaactaaaaaagaaagaaagaaaagcaccaAGCTCTGGCAGAACACTCCTTTTGCGGCGCACTCCCGGAGGACCAAGACCCCGTACGTCACAGCCCACAGCCTGGAGACTCTGGGTACTGGAAAAGGCACCTCCAAAAGGATTCTCTCCAGCCTCGCCGGAAGGGCCCCATCAAGTCCTGTTGACTAACCCTTGTGCCACCAAACTCCAGAGACGGGACTCCTGGGTTCAGTGTCACATCTAAAGGAGGTACCAAATCCCAGCTGGACCTGTACACTCTCTGGCGACCTGAAGATAACGCCCATTAGGACCCGAAGCAGAGGACATCTGAGGCCAACAGCTTTCCCAAAACGTCTGGACCAGGCCTGTATACCTTTACTTCAATACAGTCCCTCACCttgttcctccctcccttctatgGAAGGCCAACACCTTCATTCGTATCTCCCAGTCCCTGAAGAAAGGGGGAAACCTCTCTGATTGCTCGATTTGCCATTGGAATCCTCAGCTGGCCCAGCACAGCAATGGCCCTTTGGTTCAGCCTATAAGTAATTTCACTGGGGTTCCAGATGCTGCTGTCTGTCCAAATTGTTCTGCAGGCCCATGTTATAGAGTTAGGGAGCTAAGCCCACCTAAATTTATTCCTTGCTTCAATTTGACCCAACCCTGGGATAGGAAAACAAGACCTTTTGAATATCTGCATGAAAGATCAACGGAGCTGGCACGGAGCTGGCAACGCAAGTTGAGTCATCTGTAAACTTGCTGACAGATCTGTACATCTAGGTAACTTCCTGTTGTGTAACAACAAAATTTCCGAGCCTTGGCTAAGTAACGCCAGTGTCTCTGCGCCCGTGAAGGAACCCATAGACTCCATCACTCTTGTGGAGGCTTTATGTGCGCCCCCTGGTTTCACCTTCATATGTGGAAGTTTGGGGGATGGCCTTTATGCTTGGGCAGCCCATTGTCTTGATGGCTGGAGAACACAGGACGGTGAGCCCTGCTGTATCCACTGTCCTGTTCTCCTGACGTAACTGAACAGAAGCCTCACGTTGACCCGTCCCGTTAAACCTCTAGAACTGCCTTAAACAAGAACTCCCAGCAGGCGTAAGAGATTCTGCCTTTACCTCTGTAGGGAGAGCTTTCCTCCCACGGATGGGAGTGAGCACCAGCGAACATATGATCAGGAATCTCTCCCTGACACTAGGAGAGTTAGCCAACTCCGGAGCCAAAGCAGCTTCAGCTCAGTGACGGTCACTTAACTCATCTGCCAAGGTGGTTTCGGGTAACCACGAGCCTGTGATTACCTACTTGCTGAGCAAGGAGGTGTCTGCAGCAGCAAACCCGTCTTGCTGCAACTGGTTAAATGCCTCTGGGGAAGCAGAGACCCAATGACAtaaaactaaagagcaagcacATTGGTTAGAGCAATATCACCGGACAACCCCCTTTTTGGTGTATTCAGCTGGATACCTGCAGGTCTGGCTGCTGCTTTAGAGCCATCGTGCAAACTGGCCATCCCTTGCAGCCCCCAGGGAGCCCTGGAGCTGGGAGGAATCCAGCCTTTCCGGGCAGGacgtgccccctccccacccttcccgtCAGGGCCCAGGGGCCCAGGGGCCCAGGGGCTGCATGCCAGCTTGGCAGGTCAGCCGCTTCCCTGTGCCGGGACAGGCTCCTCTCCCTGACAAACCTCAGCCCATCCAGGTCTGCAGCCGACCACCATGACCACCACTAAGAGAATGGATGGCAGCGAGGCGGCTGTGACCGTACGGGACCCCCAGGGATGGGGCGTCTGCCAGGGTCTCTAGAGACACCAGCCCCCGTGGTCCTTGAGGTTCTGGGAGGGCAGGGGTCGGGCTGAGCTCGGCGGTGGGGGCCTGGAGCTCCTGGCACAGTCCACGCTGGCGGTGCCTCCACCCTGACCAGCCCTCCCCTCGGCCCCTAGCTGTGCTCctgtccccccacctcccaggccGCGCCCTCCTCCCGGGTGGGTGGGGCCGTGCTGACCCGCATGCCCACCAGGAAACAGCACTGAAACTGCCTCGCTCCCCTTGGGAGCCCAGCCCAGGAGGGGCCCCAAGGCTTGGCGCTCACCGGCCCCAGGCAGCCGGCACAGTTCCTGCAGTCCTACTCAGGGAGACATGAGCCTGCAGAGCCAGGGTTGGGGAGAAGCCAGGATGGCAAGCGTGaggccccagcccaggcctgggaAGCATTGGACCTCTGCGGTCTGAGGGATCCCTACTCAGAGGCCTCCCCCAAGGTCAGCACCCTGGAGCAGGCTGGTGGGCAGTGCAGGGGGACCCAGGAGGTCAGGGCCCCCGACGTGGACCCACCTCCTGCTGCTGTCACCCTGAGAGAGTCCCCCTTCTGGACCACTTAGGGGATATGCCACTGGACCAGCTCATTGGGTGGAGCCCCCCACCCATCCCTTTGCCTCCCGGGGAGCTCCTGGGCCCAAAAGGCCGTGAGAAGTCCAGGCAGACCCATGGGATTCTTGCAGTGGCGAAGCATCCAGAACTTTAGGCCCCCGGGATGAGCAGGttatgtgtgtggggggagtgTGTATTCGGCTGCTGCCAGCATCCGAAAGACTCGTGGCCACATGCGGCTCTGCAGGGGACCAGCCGTGTGTCCCTGGGGTCTGCTCACCCTCTCTGCCGTCATCTATTCTCTGTCCCACGGACACAGACCTACCCACTCCTGGGGAGCCAGCCCTGTGGGACATACTGGCGCTGAAGAATGCAGGCTGAATTAAGGACCCAGCAGGTGGCAGACTGGGGCTCTGAAGAGGGTTGGAATTGGCAGAGGAGCTCAGAGCTGACCCAGCCCCACCGGTCCCCCCAGGTCCCAGTGTGAACCGGCGGAGGGCCATGGACAGATTTATTCGGGGCTTAGAGGCCTGGGGCAAATCCACAGGGTCCCCTCCCTCCAACTGCCACTGTCAAACCAACGTCCCGTCGTGCCCGTGGGCGTCCACTGCGCCCGGTGGCGCCTGCGCTACAAGAGGTTCACGGTGGCCACCACCTGCTTGCAGCCAGTGACGGCGAACTCGCGGCCAGCCACGCGGTAGTAGCTGAGCTGCGCGGCCAGGAGCTCGGCGCGGGCCTGCTCCGGGAAGAAGCCCTCCCCGGCCATCTCGTCCCGGAAGCAGTTGACCACGTCCCCCTTGTCCAGCAGCAAGAAGGGCACGATGGCCGCGGCCTGCCACACCGGGTGCTCGCGGACCAGGAGCGCCCTCAGGCTGGCGCGCAGCTCCTCCTCGGCCTGTGCCGCCACCGCCGCGGCCCCGGCCCCGTGGGCGCCGTCTGCGCGCAGGGCCAGCGCGCGGGACGCGTTCTGCAGCACGAAGCGCGTGACCTCCGCGCCGCCGTTGCCGCTGAGGAGCACGTAGATGGCGTTGTGGAAGTGGTGCGAGCGCTGCGGCTGCAAGAAGCCGTGCAGCTCGTCCAGCAGCGCCGGCGGCAGGAGCTCCACGTCGTCCAGAACCAGGAGTGGGGTCTTCTCCTCCGCCTCGGCCCGCGCCACCACGTCGGCCACGCGCCGCGCCAGCTCCTGGCGGCAGTCCTCCGCGGCGCGCGGTTCGGGGCAGTGGTGCCGCGCGTGGTACTGTAGCACGAGCGCGCCGTCCTCGAGCACTGCGCGGAAGTGGCGCGCCAGCAGGCGGCCCACATGGCTCTTGCCCACGCCGCTGGGCCCGTGCAGCGCCAGGAGCAGCGGGCGGCTGTGCACGTGCGTGGCCAGGTAGTCCCGCAGCAGCGCCACGAT is a window encoding:
- the TOR4A gene encoding torsin-4A isoform X2, with the protein product MDRGQPSSEPAAADPVAPGPSVIAPVRAVVRLRRCVRLLRKRCLPPPAVRPDSEPWAPRADPDQPQFFTFDGPVELSSRPPRKKRRRSRVVLYPETSRKYRPRAERRSRAQRCLLLLVAIVGFQVLNAIENLDDNAQRYDLDGLDKALQRAVFGQPAAVERIVALLRDYLATHVHSRPLLLALHGPSGVGKSHVGRLLARHFRAVLEDGALVLQYHARHHCPEPRAAEDCRQELARRVADVVARAEAEEKTPLLVLDDVELLPPALLDELHGFLQPQRSHHFHNAIYVLLSGNGGAEVTRFVLQNASRALALRADGAHGAGAAAVAAQAEEELRASLRALLVREHPVWQAAAIVPFLLLDKGDVVNCFRDEMAGEGFFPEQARAELLAAQLSYYRVAGREFAVTGCKQVVATVNLL
- the TOR4A gene encoding torsin-4A isoform X1; translated protein: MMGEARGVPKHLAQHREGQRVSQLERRKRRSSGFSVILPEGTGHTWTGRSPVCWGGWEPPSPEGDLHAKRRPCAMDRGQPSSEPAAADPVAPGPSVIAPVRAVVRLRRCVRLLRKRCLPPPAVRPDSEPWAPRADPDQPQFFTFDGPVELSSRPPRKKRRRSRVVLYPETSRKYRPRAERRSRAQRCLLLLVAIVGFQVLNAIENLDDNAQRYDLDGLDKALQRAVFGQPAAVERIVALLRDYLATHVHSRPLLLALHGPSGVGKSHVGRLLARHFRAVLEDGALVLQYHARHHCPEPRAAEDCRQELARRVADVVARAEAEEKTPLLVLDDVELLPPALLDELHGFLQPQRSHHFHNAIYVLLSGNGGAEVTRFVLQNASRALALRADGAHGAGAAAVAAQAEEELRASLRALLVREHPVWQAAAIVPFLLLDKGDVVNCFRDEMAGEGFFPEQARAELLAAQLSYYRVAGREFAVTGCKQVVATVNLL